In Clostridium thermosuccinogenes, the genomic stretch TATAAGCCGGGAAGCCGGTTCCGGAACGAAAGACTGTTTCGATTCCGCATTAGGCCTCAAGGAAGAAGAAGTTAAAGCTGATATTATTGCTAACGGAACCGGGGTAGTGCAGGCAAATGTATCCAGCAATGAAGCTGCAATAGGCTATATGTCCCTCGGCTCCGTAGATGAAACTGTAAAAAAGGTGACTGTCGACGGCGTTGAAGCCAATGCCGAAAATGTCAAAAACGGCACCTATTCCATCAGCAGGCCTTTCCTGATGCTTACCAACGGCCAAATGAAGGATGTCGTTAAAGCTTTCATAGATTTTATCCTCAGCGATGAAGGCCAGGACATCGTTTCAAAAGAGTTTATACCGGTGAAATAGAGCAAAACCAAATAAAAGCTTATAAAAAGCTTTAACAGCAAAATGACTATTTACAATGCAAAGCAGCTTATGAAAGCAATCTAACGCTATCGGGAGGCATTTTTTGATGAAAGGATTTAAAGCAGCTTTTGAAAGAATAATAGAAATAATTTTCCTTATCTGCGCCTGCGCATCCATATTGTCCGTTGCAGTTATAACTGTCTACATGTTTGTAAAAGGATCTCCGGCGATATTTGAAATCGGTTTGGTGCAGTTCCTCACCGGAACCGAATGGCTGCCCAATTCCGGTAAATTCGGCATCTTACCCATGCTGGTCGCTTCCATATATGGAACCTTTGGCGCTGTAGTAATCGGAGTTGTGGTGGGCTTGTTTACCGCCATATTCCTCGCCGAAATCGGGCCTTCCTGGCTGGTAAGGCTCTTCAGACCAGCGATAGAACTGCTCGCCGGTATTCCCTCTGTGGTTTATGGCTTCTTTGGCCTGGTCGCAGTAATTCCCATGATCAGAAATAATATCGGAGGTGTTGGAAACAGCCTTATGGCTGTAATCTTCATCCTGTCGATAATGATACTCCCCACCATCATAAGTGTTTCCGAGACGTCCATAAGGGCAGTCCCGGAATCTTACAAGGAAGGCTCCCTGGCTTTGGGCGCCACAAAGATTCAAACTATATTCAGGGTGACTCTGCCTGCTGCCCGCTCCGGCATTATGGCAGCAATTGTCCTTGGAATCGGGCGAGCCTTGGGTGAAACAATGGCTGTCATCCTGGTGGCAGGAAACTCGGTTGCCTTGCCCGGGTCCCTCCTCGACTCAGTCCGCACCCTTACGGCAAACATTGCCCTCGAAATGAGCTATGCTTCCGGACTCCATCGTGAGGCGCTGTTTGCCACCGGTGTTGTATTGTTCGTTTTTATAATGGTCCTTAACATAGTCCTGAATCTGATAACTCATAAGAGAGTGAGTTTTAAGAAATAAAGGCCGAAGAAGTGGGGTTTGGAGATGATGATATTTAACTCAACTCATCGTGCTGGCCTTTTCGATAGCACAGCAAATAAACTTAAACCCTCTTACAACTAATATGTGAGGTGAGCATCGATGAAAAAAATAAGAATCACGGATAAAATACTTTCATCCCTTATATGGGTTTTCTCATTTTTAACTGTGGCTATACTGGCATGGATTATCATATACATCCTTTGCAAAGGAATAGGACATGTAAGTTGGAATTTCATCAGCACGATTTACAGACCGGGAAAAGGCCTGACCGGCATACTGCCGATGATAATCAGCACCCTGTATCTTATAGTGCTGACTATCGCCATTTCCGCCCCCGTCGGCATATTTTCAGCCATCTACCTGGTGGAATATGCAAAAGAAGGACCGGTGCTAAGGATTATCAGATTTACAACCGAAACATTGGCGGGAATTCCTTCAATTATTTATGGCCTTTTCGGCTTCATATTTTTTGTTACGTCGCTGCATCTAAGGTATTCTTTGATTTCCGGAGCTCTTACCCTCAGCATTATGGTCCTCCCCACCATAATCAGGACTACGGAAGAATCGCTAAAAGCTGTGCCGGAGTCATACAAGGAAGGCAGCCTGGCCTTAGGAGCAACAAAGCTTACTACAATCATCAGGGTAATCCTCCCTTGTGCGATTCCCGGCATTCTGTCGGCTGTTATTCTCAGCATCGGACGTATCGTAGGAGAAAGCGCCGCTGTCATTTTTACCGCAGGAATGTCTACCAATATCCCTGGAAGCATAATGGACTCGGGAAGGACCCTCACCGTCCATCTGTATCAGCTGGCCAATGAAGGCATATCCTTCCAACAGGCCTATGCCACGGCTGCAGTGCTTATAATCATAGTAGCTTTGATAAATATCTCCGCTGGAAAAATTGCATCCCTGGTGAAAAGAATGACCATCGGAGGCTGACTTATAAGCCGATGCCTGCCTACCAATCCAGGCCTGCAAACTATAACTGTAATACTCTTTTTCAAATATTGTGCTTTTTAAGTGAAGGGAATTTTTGATGTAAATTTCATGTTTTAGATAAATGCTAAAAGAACATATTACAAATAGAAAGGTGATACTTGTGAGCAATAATGCGGCAAAAATCAGTGCCAGAAATCTCAACCTGTTCTATGGGAGCTTTCAGGCTTTGAAAAATATAAATATAGATATCAAGGGTAAAAATGTAACCGCCCTCATCGGGCCGTCAGGTTGTGGAAAATCTACCTTTTTGAAGACGCTGAACAGGATGAACGATCTGGTAAAGGACGTCAGAATCAGTGGTGAAGTGCGTCTGGACGGTTTGAACATATATGAGAATTATGATATAGTTGAGTTGCGAAAGCAGGTGGGAATGGTATTTCAAAAGCCCAATCCCTTTCCCATGTCCGTTTATGATAATATCGCATATGGCCCCAGGGTGCATGGCATAAAATCCAGAGCAAGGCTTGATGAAATTGTCGAAAAGAGTTTACGAGCCGCCGCCCTCTGGGATGAGGTAAAGGACAGGCTTAAGAAAAGCGCTTTAGGTCTGTCGGGAGGCCAGCAGCAGAGGCTGTGTATAGCGAGGGTTCTCGCTGTGGAACCGGAAGTTGTTTTGATGGATGAGCCGACATCTGCCCTGGACCCGATATCCACTTTGAGAATTGAGGATCTTATTTCTGAACTTAAAGA encodes the following:
- the pstC gene encoding phosphate ABC transporter permease subunit PstC, with protein sequence MKGFKAAFERIIEIIFLICACASILSVAVITVYMFVKGSPAIFEIGLVQFLTGTEWLPNSGKFGILPMLVASIYGTFGAVVIGVVVGLFTAIFLAEIGPSWLVRLFRPAIELLAGIPSVVYGFFGLVAVIPMIRNNIGGVGNSLMAVIFILSIMILPTIISVSETSIRAVPESYKEGSLALGATKIQTIFRVTLPAARSGIMAAIVLGIGRALGETMAVILVAGNSVALPGSLLDSVRTLTANIALEMSYASGLHREALFATGVVLFVFIMVLNIVLNLITHKRVSFKK
- the pstB gene encoding phosphate ABC transporter ATP-binding protein PstB encodes the protein MLKEHITNRKVILVSNNAAKISARNLNLFYGSFQALKNINIDIKGKNVTALIGPSGCGKSTFLKTLNRMNDLVKDVRISGEVRLDGLNIYENYDIVELRKQVGMVFQKPNPFPMSVYDNIAYGPRVHGIKSRARLDEIVEKSLRAAALWDEVKDRLKKSALGLSGGQQQRLCIARVLAVEPEVVLMDEPTSALDPISTLRIEDLISELKEKYTIVIVTHNMQQAGRISDNTAFFLHGEIVEYDSTEKIFNIPSDKRTEDYITGRFG
- the pstA gene encoding phosphate ABC transporter permease PstA translates to MKKIRITDKILSSLIWVFSFLTVAILAWIIIYILCKGIGHVSWNFISTIYRPGKGLTGILPMIISTLYLIVLTIAISAPVGIFSAIYLVEYAKEGPVLRIIRFTTETLAGIPSIIYGLFGFIFFVTSLHLRYSLISGALTLSIMVLPTIIRTTEESLKAVPESYKEGSLALGATKLTTIIRVILPCAIPGILSAVILSIGRIVGESAAVIFTAGMSTNIPGSIMDSGRTLTVHLYQLANEGISFQQAYATAAVLIIIVALINISAGKIASLVKRMTIGG